One segment of Nocardioides sp. QY071 DNA contains the following:
- a CDS encoding xanthine dehydrogenase family protein subunit M — protein MIPAAFEYVAPASVEEALAALAEHGDDAKIIAGGQSLLPVLRMRLNAPEWVIDLGRIASLRGIRDGGDHLAIGAMTTHHDVGQDPLVHEHALLVSKAITHLADAQVRHRGTFGGALAHADPAGDLGAPALALGSTFVVQGPGGTREIAADDFFVDLFETAISDDEILTEVRVPKHDGWGAAYEKFVRIAHQWPIVAVAATVRMEGDTIAEARIGLTNMGSTPVRARAAEAALAGVPATEEGVAAAAALAAEGTNPPSDLNGDADYRRHLATVLTRQAVLAAAGRG, from the coding sequence GTGATCCCCGCAGCCTTCGAGTACGTCGCCCCGGCCTCGGTCGAGGAGGCCCTGGCCGCGCTCGCCGAGCACGGCGACGACGCCAAGATCATCGCCGGCGGGCAGAGCCTGCTGCCCGTGCTCCGGATGCGCCTCAACGCGCCGGAGTGGGTGATCGACCTAGGCCGGATCGCGTCGCTGCGCGGCATCCGCGACGGGGGAGACCACCTCGCGATCGGCGCGATGACCACCCACCACGACGTCGGCCAGGACCCGCTCGTGCACGAGCACGCCCTGCTGGTCAGCAAGGCGATCACGCACCTCGCCGACGCGCAGGTGCGGCACCGCGGGACCTTCGGCGGCGCTCTCGCCCACGCCGACCCGGCCGGCGACCTCGGCGCGCCGGCGTTGGCGCTGGGATCCACCTTCGTGGTCCAGGGGCCCGGTGGCACTCGCGAGATCGCGGCCGACGACTTCTTCGTCGACCTCTTCGAGACGGCGATCTCCGACGACGAGATCCTGACCGAGGTCCGGGTGCCGAAGCACGACGGCTGGGGCGCGGCGTACGAGAAGTTCGTGCGGATCGCCCACCAGTGGCCGATCGTCGCGGTCGCGGCGACGGTGCGGATGGAGGGCGACACGATCGCGGAGGCACGGATCGGCCTGACCAACATGGGCTCCACGCCCGTGCGGGCCCGCGCCGCGGAGGCCGCGCTGGCCGGCGTACCCGCGACGGAGGAGGGCGTCGCCGCCGCGGCCGCGCTCGCCGCCGAGGGCACCAACCCGCCGAGCGACCTCAACGGCGACGCCGACTACCGGCGCCACCTCGCGACCGTGCTCACCCGACAGGCCGTCCTCGCCGCAGCCGGGAGGGGCTGA